From Pseudomonas hormoni:
CTCTCGCTCAAGAACTGCCAGCGTCTGCGGGTATGGATGTCCGATCATCACCGCCGAACCCTGCTTGCGCGCCAGATTGATTGCCGTTTGCAGCTGCGTAAAAATCGCGGCTTCAGTGCGCTCATCGTCCAGAAACACATCCCGCGAAACACTCGCCAACCCAATCTTCTGCGCCTCGGCCGCTGCCACGGTTTGCGCGCTGGTGCGGCTATCGACAAAGAACTTGTGCCGACTCTGCAAGTCCGCCATCAACCAGGCCATAGCGGGTTGCTGTGCGGTCATGCGACTGCCCATGTGGTTGTTGATGCCGCTTGTGTACGGGACCATTTTGAACGCCGCGTTGAGGCGCTTCTCAAGCTCGTCGGTGGGCAGATCGGGATGCCAGGCGAATGGCCCCGTGGCTGGGTCCATCGGCATATGCAGGATGACGATCTTGCCGGCGCGATGGGCTTCGCGGGCAAATTCGGTGGCGTGGGGTGTGTCGGGCATGATCGCCGTGGTCACCGGGCCGGGCAGGGCCAGCACGCGGCGATCCCGGGGCAGGTTCTGCCCCAGGTCATCGATGATCAGCGTGATGTAGGCCTTTTGAGGGGCGGGCGCCGCGTGAGCAACACCCGCCAGACAACACAACAGACCGAGGATCAACCGCAGGCGCATCTCAGCGGCCGGAGGTGATGCTCAACCCTTTGAGCAGGCTCAGGGCCTGGGCCAACTGGTAATCATCATCCTGCGGCATCGCCTTGGCCTTGCCGCTGGAGCTGGTCGGTTTGTCGGCGCCGCCGTTGCCATTGCCCAGGTGACCTTGCAGATCGGCTTCCTTGAAGTATTCGCCGTCCTGCTCGCTGGTGATCTTGGCCTTGCGCACTTCGATGTCCGGAACGATGCCTTGCGCCTGGATCGAGCGGCCGTTCGGCGTGTAGTACAGCGCCGTGGTGATCTTCAGTGCGCGGTCGTTGTTCAGCGGCAGCACGGTTTGAACCGAGCCTTTGCCGAAACTGGTGGTGCCCATGACCACTGCACGTTTCTGATCCTGAAGGGCGCCGGCAACAATTTCCGAGGCGGAGGCGCTGCCGCCGTTGATCAGCGCAACCATTGGCACGGCTTCACTTTCGTCCTTGCCGGTGGCGGAGAAACGCAGCTCGGAATTGGCGATGCGGCCCTTGGTGTAAACGATCAGGCCTTTGGTGATGAAGTGGTCAACCACTTCCACCGCCGCTTGCAGCACGCCGCCCGGGTTGTTGCGCAGGTCGAGGATGATGCCGTTGAGCTTCTTGCCGTTGTCCTTGCGCAGTTTGGCCAGGGCCTTGGAGACTTCGTCGCCGGTCTTGACCTGGAACTGGGTGATGCGAATGTAGCCGTAGCCAGATTCCAGCAGCTGCGCCTTCACGCTCTTCACCTGAATGATGGCACGGGCCAGGGTCACGTCGAACGGCGTGCCGCCATCGCGAACCAGGGTCAGGGTGATTTTCTGGCCGATCTTGCCGCGCATCTTGTCTACGGCTTCGGTCATGCTTTGGCCGCGAGTCGGCTGGCCGTTGATCTTGACGATGAAGTCGCCGGCCTGGATGCCAGCCTTGGAGGCCGGAGTGTCATCGATAGGCGAAACCACCTTGATGAAACCGTCTTCGGCGCCGACTTCGATGCCCAGGCCGCCGAATTCGCCGCTGGTACTTTCCTGCAATTCAGCGAAGTCTTCCGGGCCCAGGTAGGCGGAGTGCGGGTCGAGGTTGCTGAGCATGCCCTTGATCGCATTTTCCAGCAGGGTCTTGTCGTCCACCGGCTCGACATAGGCTGCCTTGATCCGATCCATGACCTCGGCAAAGGTGCGCAACTCTTCCAGCGGCAACGGCGCCTTGGTGGTCGCAGCAGTGCCCGCCGGCGCGACCGCCGGAGCCGGTTGAGCAGCGAACGCCAGGGGCGCGCCGATCACCAGGGCGATCGTCAGGGCCAGCGAGGTAAGACGGGACAAATGCAGCATGTCGAACGAACTCCTAATGTAGGTGACTCAACGCCTATCCTTGCGCGCGGCACCATTGCGCCGGATCACTCGGGTGACCCTGCTGACGAATAGCGAAATACAGCGCTGGTGTGTCCTGTCCGCCACTGTTACCGACAGTGGAGATGGACTCACCGGCTTTTACCACGTCACCCGCAGACTTGAGCAGCGTCTGGTTGTGACCGTAAAGACTCAAGAAACCGTTGCCGTGGTCGAGAATCACCAGCAGCCCCGCACCGCGCAACCAGTCGGCAAACACCACGCGACCGCCATGCACGGCATGCACCTGGCTGCCGGCGGAGGCGCTGATCATCACGCCGTCCCACTTGGTCCGGGCATCGTCGCCACGGGTTTCGCCAAAGCGTGCCAGCAGTCGACCATCAACCGGCCACGGAAGTTTTCCCCGGCTTGAAGCAAAGGGGCCGCCAAACGTCTCACCTGAGCTTGATACCAGGGCGCCGGGTGTCGATTTAACGGGTTTGCGTGGGGCGTCAGTGGCTTCTGCGTCTGCTGCAGCCTGAGCCTCACGTAAACGCTTTTTTTCGGCTTCCTGCTGGGCGATCAGCGCTTTTTGCCGCGCTTCTTCTGCCTCACGAGCCTGGCGGGCCAGGGTTTCTTCGATGGTTTTAAGGACTTTAGACAGGTCCGCCTGATCCTGCTCGCGGGCGGCCAGCTTCTGGTCGCGAGCCTTTACGTCGTCGCTCAGCTTGGCCAGGACTTGCTGGCGCTCCTGACGGACTTTGTCGAGTTCATCGCGCTGGCTGTCGAGGCTGCTCTTCTGCACCAGCAATTGCGCTTGTTGCAGGGCGATGTCTTTTTCGACGTTGGCCAGTTGGCGCAGGGTTTCGTTGAAATTCTTCAGCTGTTCCAGGCGGGCCTGGCTCAGGTAATCGTAATAGGTGAGGGTGCGGGCGAATTTTTCCGGGTTCTGCTGGTTGAGCAACAGCTTCAAGTACTCCTGACGGCCGTTCTGATAGGCTGCGCGGGCCTGAATGGCGATCAGTCGTTGCTGTTCAATGCGCGCGCTCTGGAGTTTTTTTTTCTCACCATCGAGTCGCTGCAGCTCGGATTCGCTTTTCTTCAGCTCTTTCTGCAGGGCTTCGACCTGCTTCTCGAGCTTGCCCATCTCGGTCTCGGTGCCTTTGAGGTCTTTCTGCACACCGGACTTTTCTTCCTGGAGCTTGCCCAGCAGTTTTTTCAGCTCGGCAATGTCCTGACGCGTGGCGTCCAACTGTTGTTGGGTTTGCGCGCGCTCGTCAGCAAAGGCCGGTTGGAGCAGGCAAGTCAGAGCAAGGGCTATCAGGACGCGAAGCATAGAGGCGGGCGACACCAGGGAAAGGGACGGCCTAGTATGCCCGCCATGAGCTGCAAAAAAAACGCCCAATTGGGGCTGTGTGATAACCGGCCTGAAAAACACTGAAACTAATGTGGGAGCTAGCCTGCTGGCGAAAGCGGTGGGTCAGGCAACGTTGATGTTGGCTGACACTCCGCATTCGCTAGCAGGCTAGCTCCCACAGGGTTTACGGCGTTTGTAAGAGCGATTACACCAGGATGGAAGTACCGGTCATTTCCGCCGGTTTCTCAAGCCCCATCAGCATCAGCATGGTCGGCGCCACATCCGCCAGCACGCCGCCATCGCGAACCTTGAAGTCACGCTTGCCAACATAGATAAACGGCACCGGCTCGGTGGTGTGCGCGGTGTGCGCCTGGCCGGTGGATTCATCAGCCATTTGCTCGACGTTGCCGTGGTCAGCCGTGATCAGCGCTTCGCCGCCGACTTTTTCCAGAGCTTCGACGATGCGGCCGACGCACAGGTCCAGGCACTCCACGGCTTTCACCGCTGCATCAAACACACCGCTGTGGCCGACCATGTCGCCGTTGGCGTAGTTGACCACGATCACGTCGTAACGCTGGTTTTCGATGGCATCGACGATGCGGTCGGTGACTTCGGGCGCGCTCATCTCCGGCTGCAAGTCATAAGTGGCGACTTTCGGCGACGGGATCAGGATGCGCTCTTCACCCGGGAACGGTTCTTCGCGACCGCCGGAGAAGAAGAAGGTCACGTGGGCGTATTTCTCGGTTTCAGCAATGCGCAGTTGGGTCTTGCCGTTTTTTGCCAGGTAGTCACCGAGCACGTTGTCCAGGCTGCCGGCGGCGAAGGCCGATGGTGCAGGAATGCTCGCGGCGTATTGGGTCAACATGACGAAGCCGGCCAGTTTTGGCTGGCGCGCACGCTCGAATTCCTTGAAATCGTCTTCGACGAATACGCGAGTCAGCTCGCGGGCGCGGTCGGCGCGGAAGTTCATGAACACCACGGCGTCGCCGTCTTCGACTTTCACCGGCTCACCAATGGAGGTGGCTTTGACGAACTCGTCGCTCTCGCCACGTTCGTACGCGGCTTGCAGACCTTCCTGGGCGGTGGCGGCGTTGAATTCGCCGTTGCCATCGACAATCAGGTTGTAGGCCTGGGACACGCGATCCCAACGGTTGTCGCGGTCCATGGCGAAGTAACGGCCGATAATACTGGCGATCCGGCCTTTGCCCAGGGCCTGGAAGGTCGCGTCGAGCAATTCGATGGACGACTGGGCGCTTTTCGGTGGCGTATCGCGACCATCGAGGAAGGCGTGCAGGTAGATTTTTTCGGCACCGCGCTTGTAGGCCAGTTCAGCCATGGCGATCAGGTGATCCTGGTGGCTGTGAACCCCGCCATCGGACAGCAGGCCCATGAAGTGCACGGCTTTGCCGGCAGCCACGGCTTTATCCACCGCGGCGCAGATGGTTGGATTCTCGAAGAACTCGCCGTCGCGGATCGATTTCGTCACGCGCGTAAAGTCCTGATACACAACGCGGCCGGCACCGAGGTTCATGTGACCGACTTCGGAGTTGCCCATCTGGCCATCCGGCAGACCGACGTCCATGCCACTGCCCGAGATCAGGCCGTTCGGCACGGTGGCCCACAAACGGTCCAGCACGGGCTTCTTCGCGGCGAAGATGGCGTTGGATTCAGGGCTCTCACTGTGACCGAAGCCGTCGAGAATAATCAGGACCAAAGGTTTAGGCGTGGTAGTCATGGATTCCACTCGTGGCTGAGTTAAAAGAGGGCAATGGAAAAGGGAGTGGCAGTTTAAAGCGAAGTTCCGACGGCGTCACCGCCGGACGGGGTTTGGCCCACCATAGTGGCTGTGTATACTGGCCGACATTTTAACGCCCTGGAACCTCCTTCGATGGTTGATCATCTGATTCAATTCGCCACCAACCACTACATTCTCGTGGGTATCTTCGTCGTACTGGCGGCCTTGCTGTTGGCCTATCAGATGCAAGGCGGCGGCCGCAGCCTGAGCACCGGTGAACTGACCGGGCTGGTCAACAAGGACGCGGGCGTTGTGATCGACATCCGTCCGGTCAAGGATTTCGCCGCTGGTCACATTGTTGGCGCGTTGAACATTCCTCACGACAAACTGGCCGCTCGCGTCGCCGAACTGGAAAAGCACAAGGCCAAGACCATCATCCTGGTCGACGCTATGGGCCAGACCGCCGGCACGCATGCCCGCGAGCTGATGAAGTCCGGCTTCACCGCCGCCAAGCTGTCCGGCGGTATTTCCAGCTGGAAAGGCGACAACCTGCCGCTGGTGAAGTGATATGAGCAACGTCGTCGTCTATTCCAGCGATTACTGCGGTTATTGCTCCCGGGCCAAGCAACTGCTCGAGAACAAAGGCGTGGCCTTCGAAGAGATCAAGGTCGATGGCAAGCCGCAGGTGCGCGCCGCCATGGCCCAGAAAGCCGGACGTACGTCTGTGCCGCAGATCTGGATCGGCGAGCGCCACATTGGCGGCTGTGATGATTTGTTTGCCCTTGAGCGCGCCGGCAAGCTCGACGCCATGCTCAAGGCCTGAATGCCTTCCCTATAAGACCCCAAGATCAGAAAGGATCTGAGATGACTGACCAACAGAACACTGCAGCCAGCGAAGAAGAAACCGCACCGCAATTCTCCTTGCAGCGCATCTACGTACGTGACTTGTCTTTCGAAGCCCCGAAAAGCCCGGCGATCTTCCGCCAGCAGTGGGAGCCGAGCGTCGGTCTGGATCTGAACACCCGTCAAAAGGCCCTGGAAGGCGACTTCCACGAAGTCGTACTGACCCTGTCCGTGACCGTGAAAAACGGTGAGAACGGCGAAGTGGCGTTCATCGCTGAAGTGCAACAGGCCGGGATCTTCCTGATCAAGAACCTGGACGACGCTTCGATGAGCCACACCCTGGGTGCTTTCTGCCCGAACATCCTGTTCCCGTACGCTCGCGAAACCCTGGACAGCCTGGTGACTCGCGGTTCGTTCCCCGCCCTGATGCTGGCTCCGGTGAACTTCGATGCGCTGTACGCGCAAGAGCTGCAACGCATGCAGGCTGCGGGCGAGACTCCGACCGTTCAGTAAGCGGTCCGAGCGTCGAAGCAAGTCCAATGTGGGAGCGGGCTTGCTCGCGAAAGCGGTTGATCATTCAACATTGATGTTGACTGACACGACGCCTTCGCGAGCAAGCCCGCTCCCACATTTGTTATGCGGTGTTACTTGAAACCGAGCTGGCGCCAGCCTTCATACACGGCAACCGCCACGGTATTCGACAGGTTCAGGCTGCGACAGCCTTCGCGCATCGGCAAGCGCAGGCGTTGTTCGCCGGGCAGGGCGTCGAGCACTTCCGCCGGCAAGCCACGGCTTTCCGGACCGAACAGGAACGCGTCGCCCTCGGCGAAACTGGCATCGTGGAATGGCCGCGAGCCCTTGGTGGTAAAGGCGAACAGCCGCGGATGACCAAGGCTTTCCAGGCAGCTGGCGAGGTCTGCGTGGCGTTGCAGGGTGGCATACTCGTGGTAGTCGAGGCCGGCCCGGCGCAAGCGCTTGTCGTCCATCTCGAAGCCTAGCGGTTCGATCAAATGCAGGTGGCAGCCACTGTTGGCGCACAGCCTGATAACGTTGCCGGTATTCGGCGGAATTTCTGGTTGGAAAAGGATGACGTGAAACATGCACGGCTCCGAAGGTAAAGATGACGGGCATTCTACGCCGCAAGCGGACCCGCGTTCGAAACTATTCCCGCGGGTGATGGGGTCGCTGGCGATTGTCGGGGTGATGGTGGGGCTGATGATCGGTCGCCTGACCGCGCCCGACCCCAGCGAATTGCAGCAAGTCGACGTGACGAACGATGGCCTGGTGGTGTGGTTCAACAATGAGCCCAAGAGCCATGGCGAGTTTGTGGACGGCAGCCTGGCGCTGTTGTTCGAGGCGGAAGGCAAGGCGCAGAAGGGTCAGCTCAAACTCAATGACAAGAGCGTGAACTGGCGGGTGCGTTTGAGTGATGGGGGGCTGTTGCTGTCGGTCGTGGCGGCCCGGCCGCTGCAGGGCGAGTGGGCCGGTAGCGAGGTCGATGACCGCTGGCGGCTGGAGATCCATCTCCGAGAGCAATAAAAGAGGGAATCCCCGGCCTGCCTGTACCAAGGTCCCCAAAACGGGAGGGCTCGCGCATTGCGTCGTGAGCCCGGTGTAAAGAAGGAACCCCTGACCTGCCTGTATCAAGGGCCCCAAAACTGTCTGGGCTCGTCGCAAGTGCGGTGTGAGCCCGATGTAAAGAGGGGAATCCCCGGCCTGCCTGTACCAAGGTCCCCGAAACCGGGTAGTGAACTGAATCACTGAATGGACTATTGCAGGGGGCGTGCCAGGTTTTAATAAGTTGAAACAGAAACGCTCTCTGAAACGCTGAAAGCCCCGGATTACGGGGCTTTCGTGTTTTTTCGATAAGGGTTCGATTGCGAATGCAGGCAGGATTTCGAATCAGCTGGCGTGCGCGATTGCGGTTCACGGTGCCTTGCGGCGGTGCACCAGGCCCCCAAAAGCATCGCGGGCAAGCCCGCTCCCACAGGGTTCAATGGTGCTCACGCAATCGTGAAACGCCACAATCCACTGTGGGAGCGGGCTTGCCCGCGATTGGATCTAACTGTCAGCGAAGACCTAAAGGCTGTTTAACCCTCTTCCCCCTCATCATCATCCCCACCATCAACCTTCATCCCCAATTCCTTGATCTTGCGCGTCAGGGTATTACGCCCCCAACCCAGCAAAACCGCGGCATCACGACGGCGGCCAGCCGTGTGTTTGAGCGCAGTCTCGATCATGATCCGTTCAAAGGCTGGTACCGCCGTGTCGAGCAGGCTCGACTGACCACGCGCCAACGCCTGATCAGCCCACTGGCGCAACGCTTGCTCCCAGTTGGTCACCGGAGCCGAATCCTGCGGCAGGCTCAGCAATTCCGGCGGCAGGTCGCTGATGTGCACTTCGCGACCCGAAGCCATCACCGTGATCCAGCGGCAGGTGTTTTCCAGCTGTCGCACGTTGCCGCCCCACGGCAGGTTCTTCAGGTATTCCTCTGTTTCACTTTTCAGCAGCTTCGGCTCCACCGCCAATTCTTGCGCGGCGCGGCTGAGGAAGTGCTTGGCGAGCGTCGGGATGTCTTCGCGACGGTCCGACAGCCGCGGTATATGAATACGGATCACGTTGAGACGGTGAAACAAGTCCTCACGGAATTTCCCGGCGTGCACCAGGGTTTCCAGATTCTGGTGCGTCGCGGCGATGATTCGCACATCAACCTTGACCGGCACATGACCGCCGACGCGGTAGAACTCGCCGTCGGCCAGCACGCGCAGTAAACGGGTTTGCGTGTCCGCCGGCATGTCACCGATTTCATCAAGGAACAGCGTGCCGCCGTCCGCCTGCTCGAACCGTCCGCGACGCAGATTGGCCGCGCCGGTGAACGCGCCTTTTTCATGGCCGAACAGTTCGGACTCCATCAGATCCTTCGGGATCGCCGCCATGTTCAGCGCAATGAACGGCGAAGCCGCCCGCGGGCTATGACGGTGCAGGGCGTGAGCCACCAGTTCTTTACCAGTCCCGGATTCGCCGTTGATCAACACGGTGATGTTGGAGTGGCTCAAGCGCCCGATGGCGCGAAACACTTCCTGCATCGCCGGCGCTTCGCCGATGATTTCCGGGGTACGGGTCAGGGCGACCGGGACTTCCAGGCCTTGCTGTTCCTGGGCGTGCTGGTTGGCGCGCTTGACCAGTGACACCGCTTCGTCGACGTCGAACGGCTTGGGCAGGTATTCGAACGCGCCGCCCTGATAGGACGCGACAGCGCTGTCCAGATCGGAGTGCGCGGTCATGATGATCACTGGCAACCGTGGGTGTTGCTCGCGAATCCGCGCCAGAAGGTCCAGACCGCTGGCACCCGGCATACGGATGTCGGAGATGATCACATCCGGCTGTTGGCGCGCCAGACGGCTCATCACGCCATCGGCGCTGTCGAAGCTTTGCGTGGTCATGCCTTCTTGCTGCAAGGCTTTTTCCAGGACCCAACGGATAGAACGGTCGTCATCGACGATCCACACGGTTTCACTACGGCTCATGTCGATGTGGCTCCTTGTTCCAGTGGCAGAAAGATCGAGAAGGTGGTGTGGCCTGGGTGGCTGTCACACTCGATCAGGCCCTGGTGCTGGCTGATGATGTTCTGGGTAATGGCCAGGCCCAGCCCGGTACCGTCCGGACGGCCGCTGACCATGGGGAAGAAGATGGTTTCCTGCAGGTCTGCGGGAATGCCGGGACCGTTGTCGATGATTTCGATCTTGGTCACGAGGCGATGCCGCACGTGGCCAATGGTGAACTGACGCATGGCGCGGGTGCGCAAACTGATGCGGCCCAGGCGCAGCTCGTTCTGGCTGCTGATGGCCTGCATCGCGTTGCGCACAATGTTCAGGACAGCCTGAATCATCTGCTCGCGGTCGATCAGGACGTCGGGAATGCTCGGATCGTAGTCGCGCACCAGCGTGATGCAGCCTTGGCTTTCCGCCTCGACCAAGTGGCAGACGCGTTCCAGCACTTCGTGGACGTTGCACATGGCCAGCGACGGCAGCTTGTTCGAGCCGAGCATGCGGTCCACCAGGTTTCGCAGGCGGTCGGCTTCTTCAATGATGACGTTGGTGTAGTCGCGCAGGCTCTCTTCCGGCAGTTCGCGGGCAAGCAACTGGGCTGCGCCGCGAATCCCGCCCAAGGGGTTCTTGATTTCATGAGCCAGGCCGCGCACCAGCATCTTGCTGGTTTCCTGCTTCGACAGCTGCGCCTCTTCCTTGGTGATTCGCAACAAGCGGTCCCGCGGATGGACTTCCAGCAGCAGCATGGTGGCGCCGTTGGCCAGGATCGGTGTTACCGCGTAATCGACGGTCAGCGTCTGGCCGGTGAGGGCCGTGAGCATCGCTTCGCGTTTGGTAAATGGATGCGCCTGCTCGACCGCCTGACGCAGGGAGTTCAGCGCCTCGGTGGATTCGGTGAACAACTCGCTGATGAACTGCCCATGGCTACGCTGACCGCTGATGGCCAGGAGCATCTCTGCCGCCGGATTCATGTACTCGAGGCGCAGTTCGGCATCGAGCAGAATGGTGGCGGTGGTGAGGTTGTCGAGTAGCAAACGGTGTAGTGCGTCGCTAATGGTCATCGGGACCTCTTTTGGAGCAGGGCGCGCGCATGAATAAAGCGCTGATGCGAGGAAAATGCAAAAACCAAACCAAGGCTCCGAAAAGAAGCGTTAAAGGCCTGAAACGGGCGTTTGACGCTCGTTTGCGTAGCGTTCTGCCAGCTTTCGCGGGTACTTTCGAACCAAAATGGGTTGGAATGTGGGTACGGTGCAATCTGTTGCACCAATATAGTGCGCAAAGCTGAGCGACGTTAGAAGAAGCGCAGGAAGGGATTTTTTTCTTCTTCAGGTTTGTCTTTGAGCGGACATTCCGGTCGTTGACCGTAGTCTGTCAGCGTGCAGGGTTTGACCTGACGTTTCTGCGCGAGGGAGATGCGCAGCATGTGGAAGGGTTGATTGGCCGTGCGCTCGACGGTGCGGCCGTGCTCATCGAGAATTTCTACCGAAAGGTTATGGCTGCCGCGGTCGATGTTGCCCAAGGCAAATACCGGACTCGGACCGGGTTCAGCGGTGGGCTGCCCGTCCAGCAACAAACGGTAGCGATGACCCGGTTGCAGGCCGGGTTCACTGGTGATGCTGACGATCAACTCGCCAGCGCTGCTACGGATCGTGGCATCGGGCTCGGGCACCAGCACTCTGAGCAGGTCGTAGCGGAACAGGGGTTTGGTTTCGGTTTTTTTCTCGGCAATTACCGGCGCTGCGCCGGTCGGATTGGCGGACATGCGGTTGCTCGGCGCCAGCGGCACGCGTTTGGCGTTGCGGGAGCCGGGCTGGTCAGTGAAAACCCGATTGCCCTGGGCGTCGATGTAGGTGAAGACCTCGGCCGACACGGGCGGCACGATCAGGCAGGCGATCAACAGGCACCACCTCACGGCTTGTGCACCCGCTGGACGGTGAAGGTCACGATCGGGCTCTGCTGGACGACGTTTTCCCCTTCGATCACCTGGACCGCGAGGCTGTGGGTGCCGCGATCAATGTTGACCAGTTGCAGGATCGGCACGTTGCTCGGCTGGCCGTAAGGCTGATCGTCCAGCAACAACCTGAATAAATGCGGACCTTGCAGACGGGGTTTGATCAGCACGTTGACGGTGAATGTGCCGTTGTTGGCGCGCAGCGCCTCGGTGGTGGGCAAGTTGGTCAGCTCCAGCACCTCGTAGGCGCTGCGGGACTGTTCGCGGCTGGTGGTTTCGGCAGGTGGGGCAGGAGGTGCCTGGCGCTCGACGCTATTGAGCGGCGGTAGCTCGACCGGCTCCGCCTTCACGCCGTCGGGCGGTTGATTGCTGTAAGCGGTGTTACCGGCGGCGTCGGTGTACTTATAGATCTGCGCTGTGGCGGGCAGGGCGATCAACAGCAGCATCAATAGAAAACCACGACCCATAAAATCGACCAGAAACGAAAGCGTTGGATTGCAGCATAGGTCAGAGGCGGCGGTTGGCCCAAGTTGTAAACATTTGGGCATGATTTCCGAGATTCTTCAAAACCGCCGCATAACCCTGTGGGAGCGGGCTTGCCCGCGATAGCGTTGCACCAGTCAACATTGCTGTCGGATGTGCTAACGCCATCGCGGGCAAGCCCGCTCCCACAGGGTTTCTTCGTCAGGCCTGAATCGCGCCCACAAAAAAGGCCTCCCGAAGGAGGCCTCTTTTTGTCACGCCGCTTGCGCAGGCGCTACCGGATCAGCAGCTGTAGTACAGCTCGTATTCCAGTGGGTGTACGAAGGTACGAACCTTGATTTCTTCTTCGCTTTTCAGAGCGATGTAAGCGTCGATGAAGTCATCGGAGAACACGCCGCCTTTGGTCAGGAACGCACGACCTTTGTCCAGCTCTTCCAGGGCTTCTTTCAGGCTGCCGCAAACTTGTGGGATCTCTTTCGCCTCTTCAGGCGGCAGGTCGTACAGGTTTTTGTCAGCTGCGTCGCCAGGGTGGATCTTGTTCTGGATGCCGTCCAGGCCAGCCATCAACAGTGCGGCGAAGCCCAGGTATGGGTTGGCTGCTGGATCCGGGAAGCGAGCTTCGATACGGCGAGCGCGAGGGCTGGACACGTAAGGAATACGGATCGAAGCGGAACGGTTGCGAGCCGAGTAGGCCAGCATTACTGGAGC
This genomic window contains:
- the glnL gene encoding nitrogen regulation protein NR(II), whose product is MTISDALHRLLLDNLTTATILLDAELRLEYMNPAAEMLLAISGQRSHGQFISELFTESTEALNSLRQAVEQAHPFTKREAMLTALTGQTLTVDYAVTPILANGATMLLLEVHPRDRLLRITKEEAQLSKQETSKMLVRGLAHEIKNPLGGIRGAAQLLARELPEESLRDYTNVIIEEADRLRNLVDRMLGSNKLPSLAMCNVHEVLERVCHLVEAESQGCITLVRDYDPSIPDVLIDREQMIQAVLNIVRNAMQAISSQNELRLGRISLRTRAMRQFTIGHVRHRLVTKIEIIDNGPGIPADLQETIFFPMVSGRPDGTGLGLAITQNIISQHQGLIECDSHPGHTTFSIFLPLEQGATST
- a CDS encoding DUF4124 domain-containing protein encodes the protein MRWCLLIACLIVPPVSAEVFTYIDAQGNRVFTDQPGSRNAKRVPLAPSNRMSANPTGAAPVIAEKKTETKPLFRYDLLRVLVPEPDATIRSSAGELIVSITSEPGLQPGHRYRLLLDGQPTAEPGPSPVFALGNIDRGSHNLSVEILDEHGRTVERTANQPFHMLRISLAQKRQVKPCTLTDYGQRPECPLKDKPEEEKNPFLRFF
- a CDS encoding DUF4124 domain-containing protein, yielding MGRGFLLMLLLIALPATAQIYKYTDAAGNTAYSNQPPDGVKAEPVELPPLNSVERQAPPAPPAETTSREQSRSAYEVLELTNLPTTEALRANNGTFTVNVLIKPRLQGPHLFRLLLDDQPYGQPSNVPILQLVNIDRGTHSLAVQVIEGENVVQQSPIVTFTVQRVHKP